The Microbulbifer sp. TB1203 nucleotide sequence AGTGTGGGACTGGCCAGCAGCAGCCGGGAGATGAGGTCCCCCGAGGATGTCCTCGGCGCCGCAGACCGCGCCCTGTACCGGGCCAAGCGCGGTGGACGCAACAGGGTCTGTGTGCATAAGTGATTTTGAGACTCGGGACTCGGGACGGTCCCCCTTCCTGTAGGAGCGGCCCATGGCCGCGATTGATCTCGCTTCGTAGCGCAGGCCAATCAGCGGCCACGGGCTCCCCTATAGAAGAGCAGGAGGTGCAAACGCCGCTGGGGAGAGAGGGGATGAACCGCAACAAACTGGCGCCCTATTCCCGCTCGTTATTGGTTAATCCGCCACCGCCCACCATACTGCAAGGCAAGGCAGCAAAGGGAGATAGGGCGTGCGATTCCTCAGCCATACCCTCGGCATCTTTATCCATCCCGGCAAAGAGTGGGAGGCCATTCGCAGTGAGCGCCACTCCTTCGCCCAGGTATTCTTCAGTCATGTGCCGATACTGGCGCTGATTCCCTGCGTCGCAGGCTATTTCGGCGTAACCCTGGTGGGTTTCCGGGTGGGCGATCACGTGGCGAGGCTGACTCCCGGCAGTGCCGCTGCCCTGGCGGTAGTGACTTATTTCTCCCTGTTGATTGGGGTCTACCTGTTCGGTGAATTCATCAACTGGATGTCCAGATCCTATGGCGTCAAGGGCGACGAACCCACGCGCCACTACGAGGGCACCGCACTGGCGGTGTTCGTGACCACACCGATCTTTCTCTCCGGTATTGTCGGTCTCTACCCGCACCTGTGGCTGAATGCCGCAGTCACCGGCCTGGCCGGAGTCTACTCCATCTACCTGATCTTCGAAGGCATCCCTATCCTGATGAACATGAGCAAGGAGCGGGCTTTTTTGTACGCCTACTCAGTAATCACCGTCGGCCTGGTGCTGTTGGTAATAGTGCGCGTGGGGGCAGTGATTCTGTGGAGCCTGGGCATGGGGCCGGTTTATCAGAGTTGATCAGGGGTCAATAAGCAACATGTCACTTCTTTGGCCGTCGATCACCGACGGTTGTCCCCGATCACCGGTGGCATAGGGCAATCCAGGCTGTCCGCCACCGCGCGCAACAATTCGATTTCCTCCGCCGCTATCACACCGTCGTGGGTCATGGTTGCCGCCATGGCTTTCAGCAGTGCGGGTTTCTGTAGTGGTTTGATGGAGCCGGCGATGGCGATGGCCTTGTCCAGCCGCGGCAGGGTGATGTCACCCGCAGCGGGCAGCGGTGTAATGTCCAGTTGCAACGCCCTGAGTCCGGCCTCATAGGCGCGTTTGGCCGGCAGGTAGGCATCGTTTCCGGCGTGGGCCACAGCGGCGAGGATAAATCGCATGGCGTCGCCGGTGGCGGCGGACTTCGTCGAGTGCCTATGGCGGTCCGGCGCGCCTTCGAGTGCGTGCATCAATACCCGATAGAGCGACCACTCCCACAATTCCACCCGGTTGTCGCTGCGCAGCAGCTTGATCAGGTTGCGCTTGAACACCTGGTACTGCTGCGGCGCCAGCGCCTTGAGCGCCGGCACGCAGAGATCCAGCAGCGGCAGGCGCGCGGTGGCGGGCAGCGATTGGAGTTGCGGTTGCAGTTTGTGCATCTCCCGCACCACCGCAGGGTGGGCAATTTTTTGCAGCAGTTGCTGTTGCGCCTGCCGCTGTGCCTCGTCCCTGTGTAGCAGCAGGTGGTAGACCAGTGCTCGGGCCGCGAAGGGATCGCGGGCGGCCTGCTGCAGCGCCCCGGGCACCGATTGCAACAGTTGCCGGCTGTATTGCATCTGCCGCTCGTCGGGGTTGCCGATACTGTTGTCCACGGCATCGGCCACTGTATCGAAGGGCGTGGCCGCGGTGATACCCATTACCTGGGCATCCCGCTCCGCGGACACGGCGAGCCCCGCGGCCGCTTCTTCCACCCGGGGAAAACGCCCGTTCCACTGCGGGTCCAGCCGGACGATACGCTCATCCAGTGGCGGGTGGGTGGCAAACAGATTGGCGAAGGATCGTTTCAATCCGCTGGCAAAATACATATGGCTGAATTCGGCAGCGTTGCTCGCGGAGAGCTGCGAGCCGCCGCTGTAACCGCCGATCTTTTTCAGCGCGCCGGCGATGCCGCTGTTGTCGCGGGTAAATTGCACTGCCGAGGCGTCGGCGAGAAATTCCCGCTGACGACTCACCGCCGACTTGATCAAATTGCCGAAAAAAGTTCCCGTATAGCCGATCACCGCCAGCCCGGCACCGAGCCCCAGCAATGCGGCGCGACTGCGGCTGCGGCCCGAGCCGAAGTAGCTGCCGCGCAACAGCCAATAGCCCAGCAGGCCGATAATCAGTATGCCGTTGAGCAGACCGACGATGCGGATATTCAGGCGCATATCGCCGTTGAAAATATGGCTGAACTCGTGCGCCACCACGCCCTGCAGTTCGTCGCGGCTGAGTTTTTCGATACTGCCGCGGGTCAGGCCGATCACCGCATCCGCGGGCTTGTAACCGGCGGCAAAGGCATTGATGGCGTCGTCGTCGA carries:
- a CDS encoding Yip1 family protein, with amino-acid sequence MRFLSHTLGIFIHPGKEWEAIRSERHSFAQVFFSHVPILALIPCVAGYFGVTLVGFRVGDHVARLTPGSAAALAVVTYFSLLIGVYLFGEFINWMSRSYGVKGDEPTRHYEGTALAVFVTTPIFLSGIVGLYPHLWLNAAVTGLAGVYSIYLIFEGIPILMNMSKERAFLYAYSVITVGLVLLVIVRVGAVILWSLGMGPVYQS
- a CDS encoding M48 family metallopeptidase is translated as MNFFEYQDRARRNSALLVALFSLAVVSLITITTLLAAALVAWSRGQTFSPVDGQVLGWDTVAAIALAIAAVIALGSLYKLRQLAAGGRAVAESLGGRKINIAPHGAAEKRALNVVEEMAIASGTPVPDVYILDDDAINAFAAGYKPADAVIGLTRGSIEKLSRDELQGVVAHEFSHIFNGDMRLNIRIVGLLNGILIIGLLGYWLLRGSYFGSGRSRSRAALLGLGAGLAVIGYTGTFFGNLIKSAVSRQREFLADASAVQFTRDNSGIAGALKKIGGYSGGSQLSASNAAEFSHMYFASGLKRSFANLFATHPPLDERIVRLDPQWNGRFPRVEEAAAGLAVSAERDAQVMGITAATPFDTVADAVDNSIGNPDERQMQYSRQLLQSVPGALQQAARDPFAARALVYHLLLHRDEAQRQAQQQLLQKIAHPAVVREMHKLQPQLQSLPATARLPLLDLCVPALKALAPQQYQVFKRNLIKLLRSDNRVELWEWSLYRVLMHALEGAPDRHRHSTKSAATGDAMRFILAAVAHAGNDAYLPAKRAYEAGLRALQLDITPLPAAGDITLPRLDKAIAIAGSIKPLQKPALLKAMAATMTHDGVIAAEEIELLRAVADSLDCPMPPVIGDNRR